A single genomic interval of Oryza sativa Japonica Group chromosome 7, ASM3414082v1 harbors:
- the LOC9268174 gene encoding large ribosomal subunit protein P2 — translation MRFVAAYLMATIGGNASPTKDDVRAILGAVGADVDEDKLGYLFDQVAGKDLSEILAAGSEMLAFGGVGAAPAAAATAGGGAAAAGEKEKEEEKVEEEEEDDIVFSLFDDE, via the coding sequence ATGAGGTTCGTGGCGGCGTACCTGATGGCCACCATTGGCGGCAACGCGAGCCCGACCAAGGACGACGTGCGCGCCATCCtcggcgccgtcggcgccgacgtcgacgaggacAAGCTCGGCTACCTCTTCGACCAGGTCGCCGGCAAGGACCTCTCCGAGATCTTGGCCGCCGGGAGCGAGATGCTCGCCTTCGGCGGTGTCGGCGCCGCtccggcagccgccgccactgccggtGGTGGCGCCGCGGCAGCTGgtgagaaggagaaggaggaggagaaggttgaggaggaggaggaggacgacatcGTGTTCAGCCTCTTCGACGACGAATGA